In a single window of the Euryarchaeota archaeon genome:
- a CDS encoding winged helix-turn-helix transcriptional regulator, which produces MIIAETPMEGPLDDEVVAAALSDLYSRKVLAACVKVARPVKEISAATDMPLPTTYRHVNDLVAQGLLVVERSAMTEDGKRYELYRSRIRSARLEFDASGSRVVWEPNGPVEERLARMWASLRDVER; this is translated from the coding sequence ATGATAATCGCCGAAACGCCGATGGAGGGCCCCTTGGATGATGAGGTGGTGGCAGCGGCGCTCTCGGACCTTTATTCGAGGAAGGTCCTCGCCGCATGCGTGAAGGTCGCAAGACCCGTGAAAGAGATCAGCGCGGCGACGGACATGCCCTTGCCGACGACCTACCGCCACGTGAACGACCTCGTCGCCCAGGGTCTTCTCGTGGTCGAGAGGAGCGCCATGACGGAGGACGGCAAGAGGTACGAGCTCTACCGCTCGCGGATCCGGTCGGCTCGCCTGGAATTCGATGCGTCGGGCTCCCGCGTCGTGTGGGAACCGAACGGCCCCGTGGAAGAGAGACTCGCAAGGATGTGGGCCTCGCTACGTGATGTGGAGAGATAA
- a CDS encoding exo-alpha-sialidase — MEIRPRHLANGIVLGVTLMALSQAVAVPFSDEFTSLDCEPACNIPATPGPANEVTIVVNPANPNNLIASAKDYTLSNGFQRSCTVYRVWAGIYYSNDAGASWNRTYIPGWNGTGPVGGYDCMSDPVLAFAGNGVAYHIGLPYSGADINPCPALVVHRSLDRGATWQFRSYLAFGPQDCADKQWAAVDTGGRLYIAWANTTGPVQGVAGFRLHLSYSDDGGASWVHRGPISLTDTTRQDQGVYVAIGPLGQIYATWRETVAGVIMFASSSNAGASWMTIPVGDCLCTGDFLLAETQSSRGYRFPMMPTMAVDTSGGANHGSIYIAYTILGPSQKAEVRVAASRTGGFDWTTTTPVNDQVATGAAVDGVGALTDDFMPAISVGPRGDIHIAYYSTREDGGFGSANMLKLNAFYAHSTNGLVWDPNVRLSTEAFDPALSHHQEGFAFMGDYIGISSNADRAHAIWADTRSGQPAAMTATVVR, encoded by the coding sequence GTGGAGATCCGGCCGCGACACCTAGCCAATGGAATCGTGCTAGGCGTCACTTTGATGGCCCTTTCGCAGGCGGTGGCTGTACCGTTTTCGGACGAGTTCACGAGCCTCGACTGCGAACCGGCCTGCAACATCCCGGCGACACCGGGCCCCGCCAACGAAGTGACCATCGTGGTAAACCCTGCGAACCCGAACAACCTCATCGCGTCCGCGAAGGACTACACGCTATCGAACGGGTTCCAAAGGTCCTGCACCGTGTATCGCGTGTGGGCGGGCATCTATTACTCGAACGATGCAGGAGCGAGCTGGAACCGGACCTACATCCCAGGCTGGAATGGAACGGGCCCCGTCGGCGGTTATGATTGCATGAGCGACCCGGTCCTCGCTTTCGCCGGAAACGGAGTCGCATACCACATCGGGCTCCCGTACTCCGGAGCGGACATCAACCCGTGCCCGGCGCTCGTGGTCCATCGGAGCCTCGACCGTGGCGCGACGTGGCAGTTCCGGTCCTACCTCGCCTTCGGTCCACAGGATTGCGCCGACAAACAGTGGGCCGCCGTAGATACCGGCGGTCGTCTCTACATCGCTTGGGCGAATACTACGGGTCCGGTCCAAGGCGTCGCCGGCTTCCGGTTGCACCTTTCGTACTCGGACGACGGGGGCGCCTCGTGGGTCCACCGCGGGCCTATCTCCCTGACGGATACGACGCGACAGGACCAGGGTGTGTACGTCGCCATCGGGCCCCTTGGCCAGATCTACGCCACTTGGCGTGAGACGGTCGCGGGTGTCATCATGTTCGCGTCGAGCTCGAATGCAGGGGCCTCGTGGATGACCATCCCCGTTGGAGATTGCCTTTGCACCGGCGATTTCCTCTTGGCCGAGACGCAAAGCAGCCGCGGGTACCGTTTTCCCATGATGCCCACCATGGCCGTCGACACGTCGGGAGGCGCGAACCACGGGAGCATCTACATCGCCTACACGATCCTCGGTCCTTCGCAAAAAGCGGAGGTGCGTGTCGCGGCCAGTCGCACGGGAGGCTTTGACTGGACGACCACCACACCGGTAAACGATCAGGTGGCGACGGGCGCCGCCGTCGACGGCGTCGGCGCATTGACCGACGATTTCATGCCGGCGATCTCCGTCGGGCCCCGCGGCGATATCCACATCGCATATTATTCGACGCGCGAGGACGGCGGGTTCGGATCGGCCAACATGCTCAAGCTCAATGCCTTCTACGCGCACAGCACGAACGGTCTCGTCTGGGACCCTAACGTGCGATTGAGCACCGAGGCGTTCGACCCCGCGCTGAGCCACCATCAGGAGGGTTTCGCGTTCATGGGCGACTACATCGGGATATCATCGAACGCCGACCGCGCGCATGCCATTTGGGCGGACACTCGGAGCGGGCAACCTGCGGCGATGACGGCCACCGTGGTCCGCTAG
- a CDS encoding PKD domain-containing protein has translation MTVIMVAAAMSGCLQGETPPPQVVAPTVAAACAPTAPIVGETVTCDSTGSDTGGAKTATYAWIFGDGGSASTAKATHGYSIPGDFIVRLSITNEKGTANNDATLVYVRVSPAAVGSSATAADVEPAAIFSADHQVIQKGSTVAVNASASHGWVANGDYNSSRAITPDNFPILPDAGALTGIEWDWGDGSAKTAGDAANVTAATHAYATAGTYTLKLMVTASNGKSGAAGATIVVLGEPPTIGGYKFKDLFVTATISGPQSFDPGFDYETAGGQVIEQVYETLFDTERGNTDKIVALLASEIPTVANGGIKDGGKTYVMKIRKGASFHDGTAVNAAAVKFSLDRLVLMNDPSSGAPVITPILLGAEDYRRTSTNTQGERDAWLAKEAVKVIDEYTIQIKLDLPNAAFFQRLAFYASSVVSPTAFKACHQERASLWGSCQTSDGLPPPGITRDPWADTNAVGTGPFKMRKWLPGDRVIMDRFDGYWGTAPQLKTVIIQYVDDLNTRLLMFKSGDADDIYIASSDLDRVTPSIQGLARFVPADTLIIDAFFFNYDIEDPNECVRLADGSADCRFFQDINVRKAFAHAFNFPSFFSDVWAGRAKDLAGVIPRGMPGYDAALKAYAYDVEKAKGFLADSKGKDGFTVSCYYNSGNNVRKGACELIKLNLEALRSGITVNVIAEPFNSILDKTQNKQIPFWILGWSPDYIATDDYIVPFLHSTGNYPVQQNFKDAAIDAKIDEALQELDPVKQAALFKEINKMAVDKYVDIFLDQRTQTHVERSYVQGYYYSPLHSGSPTTGDYSTLSKA, from the coding sequence ATGACCGTAATCATGGTGGCTGCGGCAATGAGCGGCTGCCTCCAAGGCGAGACACCTCCACCTCAAGTCGTTGCACCCACCGTAGCGGCTGCGTGCGCCCCGACGGCCCCGATCGTCGGCGAGACCGTGACTTGCGACTCCACGGGTTCCGATACGGGCGGCGCCAAGACCGCGACCTATGCCTGGATCTTCGGTGATGGCGGTTCCGCCTCCACAGCGAAGGCGACGCACGGTTACTCGATCCCCGGCGACTTCATCGTCAGGCTTTCGATCACGAACGAGAAGGGCACGGCAAACAACGACGCAACGCTGGTCTACGTCCGCGTCTCTCCCGCGGCCGTGGGCTCCTCCGCGACTGCCGCCGACGTTGAGCCGGCCGCGATCTTCAGCGCCGACCACCAGGTGATCCAGAAGGGCAGTACGGTCGCCGTGAACGCCTCCGCGTCCCACGGGTGGGTCGCTAACGGCGATTACAACTCCAGCCGGGCGATAACGCCGGACAACTTCCCGATCCTGCCCGACGCCGGCGCCTTGACCGGAATCGAGTGGGACTGGGGCGACGGCTCCGCAAAGACCGCCGGGGACGCCGCCAATGTGACCGCGGCCACCCACGCGTACGCCACGGCCGGTACCTACACGTTGAAGCTTATGGTCACCGCGTCCAACGGAAAGAGCGGCGCCGCCGGCGCGACCATCGTGGTCCTCGGCGAACCACCGACCATCGGCGGGTACAAGTTCAAGGACCTTTTCGTCACCGCGACCATCAGCGGGCCGCAGTCGTTCGACCCCGGGTTCGACTACGAGACCGCGGGCGGACAGGTGATCGAACAGGTCTACGAGACGCTTTTCGACACTGAACGCGGGAACACCGACAAGATCGTGGCCCTCCTCGCATCGGAGATCCCGACGGTGGCGAACGGCGGCATCAAGGACGGCGGCAAGACCTACGTCATGAAGATCCGGAAGGGCGCCAGTTTCCACGATGGGACGGCCGTCAACGCCGCCGCGGTCAAGTTCAGCCTCGACCGGCTCGTCTTGATGAACGACCCGAGCTCCGGCGCTCCCGTGATCACGCCGATATTGCTCGGCGCAGAGGACTACAGGAGGACCAGCACCAATACCCAGGGCGAGCGGGACGCTTGGCTTGCCAAGGAGGCGGTCAAGGTCATCGACGAGTACACGATCCAGATCAAGCTCGACCTCCCGAACGCGGCCTTCTTCCAGCGCCTCGCCTTCTACGCGAGTTCCGTCGTAAGCCCCACGGCGTTCAAGGCCTGCCACCAAGAACGGGCCTCGCTATGGGGAAGCTGTCAGACGAGCGACGGTCTGCCGCCGCCCGGCATCACGCGCGACCCATGGGCCGACACTAATGCGGTCGGCACGGGGCCGTTCAAGATGCGAAAATGGCTGCCCGGCGATCGCGTCATCATGGATCGCTTCGACGGCTACTGGGGAACCGCGCCTCAATTGAAGACCGTGATCATCCAGTACGTCGACGACCTCAACACGCGGCTCCTGATGTTCAAGTCGGGCGATGCCGACGACATCTACATCGCCTCGAGCGACCTCGACCGCGTGACGCCATCGATCCAGGGCCTTGCCCGCTTCGTACCGGCGGACACGCTCATCATCGACGCGTTCTTCTTCAACTACGACATCGAAGACCCGAACGAGTGCGTGAGACTGGCGGACGGTTCCGCAGACTGCCGGTTCTTCCAGGACATCAACGTGCGCAAGGCCTTCGCCCACGCCTTCAACTTCCCGTCGTTCTTCTCGGACGTCTGGGCGGGACGCGCCAAGGACCTTGCGGGCGTCATCCCCCGCGGGATGCCCGGGTACGACGCCGCATTGAAGGCCTACGCCTACGACGTCGAGAAGGCGAAGGGCTTCCTCGCCGATTCGAAAGGAAAGGACGGGTTCACGGTCAGCTGCTACTACAACAGCGGGAACAACGTGCGAAAGGGAGCTTGCGAGCTCATCAAGCTGAACCTCGAAGCGCTTCGGAGCGGCATCACGGTGAACGTGATCGCGGAGCCCTTCAACTCGATCCTAGACAAGACCCAGAACAAGCAGATCCCGTTCTGGATCCTCGGCTGGTCACCCGACTACATCGCGACGGACGACTACATCGTGCCGTTCCTTCACTCGACGGGGAACTACCCGGTCCAGCAGAATTTCAAGGACGCGGCGATCGATGCGAAGATCGACGAGGCCCTCCAGGAGCTCGACCCCGTGAAACAGGCGGCCCTGTTCAAGGAGATCAACAAGATGGCCGTGGACAAGTACGTCGACATATTCCTGGACCAGCGGACGCAGACCCACGTCGAGCGTAGCTACGTCCAGGGGTACTACTACAGCCCCCTCCACTCGGGCTCCCCGACGACGGGCGACTACTCGACCCTATCGAAGGCGTGA